A region of the Leptospira ellinghausenii genome:
TAAGAATAGATTTCTATTCGTATGTCGACATAGTCAGGTGCGGAAGTTTTATTAAAGCCAATGGAAAATTTTTCATTAAAATAATATGAGGATTCTAAAAATGGTATTTTATTTGGAACACCTGCTATATTATTTGAACTTAGTTCTTTATAAATATCACTTTTTCGAGCTAGTATAATTCCTGAATATAGGACTTGGCTTGGATTAATATCCCAATCGAGTAACTTAACTGGTTCCTTGTAAAACTGAGTTGCATATCTTTTTACTTGGGCAACCATACTTTCATATTTATCGCCTGAATTATGTGCTTTGGATGTAGATTTTAACTCTAATATTAATAACTCTTTAGTCTGTTCAGGGTCATCTAGCCATAAATATATATCTGAAAGTTCTTTTCCCTTTTGAGAGCTGAGAGCTTTAAAAGAAGAGGAGAATATAGTGTATTTATCATCGAGAATCCATAAATTGTGAAGGTGGTTAATTTTGTCTGAATGATCCAATGTTTCCTTACGTTTTAAAAAAAGGTCGTGAATTTCATCTTCTAATTCAGATTTAACTTCTCCATCTTGATCATATCTTTTTATTAGGTCATGTAATTTATTTAAAACACGATTTCTATGGTTAACATATATATTGAGACTAGAGTTTAAGAGTTTTTCAGAGTCTTCGTTATCCACTTCAGAACTTGTCCAGTATCTTTTTTCTGCTCTTCCTTTGTTTTCGATTGCATAATCGATAATTTCTTTTTCTTCTAGAACTCTATTCGAATTTAAGGTTCTTTCTTCATCTATGAATACAGCAATTGAATGATATTTTTCTTTTATTGTTTTTAAGTTTTTTTCGGTTTTCTTTCTATTGGCTGTAATTTCGTTCTTAAAATGATGGTCTAAGGTCTCTGACATTTTGTTTTGTATTTGGTTAACATGAGATTGTGAGATTTCAATTTTATCTCCCTTTTGGTCAACATTTTGATCAAAATAGTCTGATGTTAAATACCAATCGTAAGCTTTGGTTAAATCAATTTCATATTCCAGTCTTCCGACTTCAAGATCCGCCTGTAGCTGTCGCGCAAAGCATTTTATTGATTGTTTGAATTTCGGGCTATCTTCTTTTTCTATTAACCAGAGTTTGAATTGGTGATTTTGGGTAATGTCAGAATCAAAGTTTACTTTAAACTGAATTGAGGTAATTTTGTTT
Encoded here:
- a CDS encoding ATP-binding protein, which produces MEQKSQVYYRSEKIYKNSREKFGYLIRETVSNSIHATLIKQSKDKSNKYKPHIKVEIQFKESEAEITVIDNGEGFNILNRKYFTHLDLQNSEKKNLNLQPLGQGRLAIVYFTDYAHFTSVHEENGDYKIQEFNYPDTGPTLFDIERDSGKKTNLTTTSTKLTMRFTKQQSFKRLETFIYKYDDIEKLRNYFIENFFPFIINNEKLTLEIDYNNSNVKINKKYIENKITSIQFKVNFDSDITQNHQFKLWLIEKEDSPKFKQSIKCFARQLQADLEVGRLEYEIDLTKAYDWYLTSDYFDQNVDQKGDKIEISQSHVNQIQNKMSETLDHHFKNEITANRKKTEKNLKTIKEKYHSIAVFIDEERTLNSNRVLEEKEIIDYAIENKGRAEKRYWTSSEVDNEDSEKLLNSSLNIYVNHRNRVLNKLHDLIKRYDQDGEVKSELEDEIHDLFLKRKETLDHSDKINHLHNLWILDDKYTIFSSSFKALSSQKGKELSDIYLWLDDPEQTKELLILELKSTSKAHNSGDKYESMVAQVKRYATQFYKEPVKLLDWDINPSQVLYSGIILARKSDIYKELSSNNIAGVPNKIPFLESSYYFNEKFSIGFNKTSAPDYVDIRIEIYSYEDIYKLALNRNTVFFKLLNSEYALEPADNN